The Mytilus trossulus isolate FHL-02 unplaced genomic scaffold, PNRI_Mtr1.1.1.hap1 h1tg000398l__unscaffolded, whole genome shotgun sequence genome window below encodes:
- the LOC134702114 gene encoding uncharacterized protein LOC134702114 has product MKMSIVSSIICLVIAVDLTFAVPTAHRQKRWDWFSRARELYKNARDHISDAVDTAGDVADTIGVHAREHLNLAADHLEDLGVPRERINETGKRINNITSQVVQRGQDIIENGQNGLSRVAEHAMKKAMEAIENNRDFLENSHKHISRVADSMADIFGNFRDLVNNRRNQQEPSSNSRLTLITDDDVKVIH; this is encoded by the exons ATGAAGATGTCAATAGTATCAAGTATCATCTGTCTAGTTATAGCTGTGGATCTTACATTTGCAGTACCAACTGCCCACAGACAAAAA aGATGGGATTGGTTTTCGAGGGCAAGAGAATTGTATAAAAATGCCAGAGATCACATAAG TGATGCCGTTGATACCGCTGGAGATGTGGCTGATACCATAGGGGTTCATGCACGGGAACACCTAAATCTCGCTGCAGACCATTTAGAAGACCTAGGCGTCCCACGTGAAAGAATTAACGAGACAGGcaaaagaataaataatataacaagTCAGGTGGTTCAGAGAGGACAGGACATAATTGAGAATGGTCAGAATGGACTTTCCAGAGTAGCAGAACACGCAATGAAAAAAGCAATGGAAGCTATCGAAAACAATAGAGATTTTCTAGAAAACAGTCATAAGCATATTTCGAGAGTAGCCGATTCTATGGCAGACATATTCGGCAATTTCCGGGATTTGGTCAACAACCGACGGAATCAACAAGAACCATCAAGCA